The following coding sequences lie in one Arachis ipaensis cultivar K30076 chromosome B05, Araip1.1, whole genome shotgun sequence genomic window:
- the LOC107641477 gene encoding uncharacterized protein LOC107641477: MLRRYITRSQGWRKQASKEPVHLNIDSSSDSYESAEDSLYKPHMPLDSVDSSSDNNDDVGPTSDRRKRKTGSDNDKGKKKVINDEDTSRPPSMDASDYEKEVDDDEKEENLQLSFSDDSWKSDELKTPPDFEDEVDPAVNLIFNDTAKFGHVRLELGMEFTTRDVFKKGVRNYTLQEGRGVRYKKNDTTRCRVVCKNEDCPWMVFCSYSKPNGCWRIKTFNDDHTCERTFKNRCATRSWVTDVLVKKVRKLPTFRHCEVFNYFKAKTRIQLSRTTITRALGDARKIVRGDEAAEYAKLRDYAEELLRSNPVSTVKLGVSPMPNGEGVFERFYVCLHGCKKGFVGGCRPLIGLDGAFLKTYYGGWLLCAMGQNANNHVYPIAWFLELLHEDIGDQTEHGWCFISDMQKGLIPALREEFNGHIQSIKRVNEKAWAYLDKFPRQAWTRAHYKDFPKVDNVYNNMCEVFNAATKPYRCKPVLTLLEEVRRYAITRMAMNKLKLSSHVGHLPPIQQSRLAKERHYSRYHTPMWSGDAAEVMFEVHGEPHNVVVDLGNQTCSCRSWQLSGLPCRHAIAAISVMNGRPENYVHAWLTMGSYNKTYEYHINPVRGQQLWKTSEYLHCLPPVRSKPRGRPSHYARKKDAHEAPFRGSQERTATKLKRKYGKFTCGTCGDVGHITRNCRIEKKQKADELAAATKAAEDSANKGDTGSKGNEGEVVTEECEVGAEGGQEPATQAAKTIKNAKKGHLRTKSERHIDKLPVKRTTSSTAATIAAALHPTEISRETIQGASAATSEKLAS, translated from the exons ATGCTAAGAAGGTATATCACAAGATCACAAGGTTGGAGGAAACAAGCAAGCAAGGAGCCAGTTCATTTGAATATTGATAGCTCATCTGATTCTTATGAGTCTGCAGAGGACAGTTTATACAAGCCACACATGCCACTTGACTCTGTGGACTCAAGCAGTGACAACAATGATGATGTTGGTCCTACCAGCGATAGGAGAAAAAGGAAGACTGGCAGTGACAATGACAAAGGCAAGAAAAAGGTTATTAATGATGAAGATACTTCTCGTCCCCCTTCAATGGATGCATCTGATTATGAGAAGGAGGTAGATGATGATGAGAAAGAAGAAAACTTGCAAT TGTCTTTTTCTGATGATAGCTGGAAATCTGATGAACTGAAGACTCCACCAGACTTTGAGGATGAAGTAGACCCAGCTGTGAATCTCATCTTCAATGATACTGCcaagtttggacatgtgagattAGAGCTAGGTATGGAGTTTACCACTAGGGATGTTTTTAAGAAAGGGGTTAGAAATTATACATTACAAGAGGGTAGGGGTGTAAGGTACAAGAAAAATGATACTACTAGATGTAGGGTGGTATGCAAGAATGAAGATTGTCCCTGGATGGTGTTTTGTTCTTATAGCAAACCGAATGGATGTTGGCGGATTAAGACCTTTAATGATGATCATACATGTGAGAGAACTTTCAAGAATAGATGTGCAACTAGGTCTTGGGTAACTGATGTACTTGTTAAGAAGGTTAGGAAGCTCCCAACATTTAGACACTGTGAGGTTTTTAATTACTTTAAAGCAAAAACTAGAATACAACTGTCTAGGACTACAATTACAAGAGCTTTGGGTGATGCAAGAAAAATAGTAAGGGGTGATGAAGCTGCAGAATATGCTAAACTCAGAGATTATGCAGAGGAGCTATTGAGATCTAATCCGGTTTCAACTGTCAAGTTGGGTGTTAGTCCAATGCCTAATGGAGAAGGTGTATTTGAAAGGTTTTATGTCTGTTTGCATGGATGCAAGAAAGGTTTTGTGGGTGGCTGTAGACCCTTGATAGGACTTGATGGGGCTTTTTTGAAGACCTATTATGGAGGATGGCTGCTGTGTGCCATGGGTCAGAACGCGAATAATCATGTGTACCCAATTGCATGGTTCTTGGAGCTCTTGCATGAAGACATTGGAGATCAGACAGAGCATGGTTGGTGCTTCATCTCTGACATGCAGAAG GGTTTAATTCCAGCATTGCGTGAG GAATTCAACGGACATATACAGTCTATAAAGAGGGTGAATGAGAAGGCGTGGGCATATTTAGACAAGTTTCCTAGGCAGGCATGGACCAGGGCTCACTACAAGGACTTTCCAAAGGTTGACAATGTCTACAACAACATGTGTGAGGTGTTCAACGCTGCCACCAAACCATACAGATGCAAGCCCGTCTTGACTTTACTGGAGGAGGTTAGGAGGTATGCCATAACTAGAATGGCAATGAACAAACTGAAACTCTCTAGCCATGTGGGACACTTACCTCCGATTCAACAAAGTAGACTTGCAAAGGAAAGGCATTACAGCAGGTATCATACACCAATGTGGTCTGGAGATGCGGCTGAAGTCATGTTTGAAGTGCATGGTGAACCACATAATGTGGTGGTTGATTTGGGAAACCAAACATGTAGCTGTAGGTCTTGGCAGTTATCGG GGTTACCTTGTCGTCATGCAATAGCTGCAATTTCAGTCATGAATGGTAGACCCGAGAATTATGTCCATGCATGGCTAACAATGGGCTCATACAACAAGACTTATGAATACCATATCAACCCGGTAAGAGGCCAACAGTTGTGGAAAACATCAGAATACCTCCATTGTTTACCACCTGTAAGGAGCAAACCTCGTGGTAGGCCATCACATTATGCGAGAAAAAAAGATGCACATGAGGCACCTTTTCGGGGGAGCCAAGAGCGCACTGCAACAAAATTGAAGAGAAAATATGGCAAATTCACCTGCGGGACATGTGGAGATGTTGGTCACATAACAAGGAATTGTAGAATAGAAAAGAAACAAAAGGCTGATGAGCTAGCAGCTGCTACAAAGGCTGCTGAAGATAGTGCAAATAAGGGTGACACTGGTTCTAAAGGTAACGAAGGTGAGGTTGTTACTGAAGAATGTGAGGTTGGTGCTGAAGGAGGACAAGAACCTGCAACTCAG GCTGCAAAGACTATAAAGAATGCCAAGAAAGGACATCTGAGAACTAAAAGTGAGAGACACATAGACAAACTCCCTGTCAAGAGGACAACTTCATCCACTGCTGCTACTATTGCGGCTGCTCTACATCCAACTGAGATTTCAAGAGAGACTATTCAAGGAGCTAGTGCAGCAACCTCTGAAAAACTGGCCTCTTGA